The following proteins are encoded in a genomic region of Nocardioides sp. cx-173:
- the proC gene encoding pyrroline-5-carboxylate reductase, which translates to MSQTAILGAGVMGETLLSGLVRAGRRVDHLLVGEKRAERARELEERYGVAVVSNVEAAAKADTLALVVKPQDMGDLLDEIAGVIRPGQLVVSLAAGITTAFLESRLPEGTAVVRVMPNTPALVDEGMAAISPGSHCDDSHLAEVESLMASVGKVLRIPERQQDAVTAISGSGPAYIFFVVESMIEAGVHLGLPRATASELVIQTLVGSAKMLRETGTHPTVLREQVTSPAGTTAAALRELEIHKVRAAFLAAMEAARDRSRELAEGS; encoded by the coding sequence ATGTCGCAGACCGCCATCCTCGGCGCCGGTGTGATGGGCGAGACCCTGCTCTCCGGCCTCGTCCGCGCCGGCCGCCGCGTCGACCACCTGCTCGTCGGCGAGAAGCGCGCCGAGCGCGCCCGCGAGCTCGAGGAGCGCTACGGCGTCGCCGTCGTCAGCAACGTCGAGGCGGCTGCCAAGGCCGACACCCTCGCCCTGGTGGTCAAGCCGCAGGACATGGGCGACCTGCTGGACGAGATCGCCGGCGTCATCCGACCGGGCCAGCTCGTGGTCTCGCTCGCGGCCGGCATCACCACCGCGTTCCTCGAGTCGCGCCTGCCCGAGGGCACCGCCGTGGTCCGGGTCATGCCCAACACCCCGGCGCTGGTCGACGAGGGCATGGCCGCGATCTCGCCCGGCTCGCACTGCGACGACTCGCACCTCGCCGAGGTCGAGTCGCTGATGGCCTCGGTGGGCAAGGTGCTCAGGATCCCGGAGCGCCAGCAGGACGCCGTGACCGCGATCTCCGGATCGGGCCCGGCCTACATCTTCTTCGTGGTCGAGTCGATGATCGAGGCCGGCGTCCACCTCGGGCTGCCCCGCGCGACGGCCTCCGAGCTGGTCATCCAGACCCTGGTCGGCTCCGCCAAGATGCTGCGCGAGACGGGCACTCACCCCACCGTGCTGCGCGAGCAGGTCACCTCGCCCGCCGGCACCACCGCCGCCGCCCTGCGCGAGCTCGAGATCCACAAGGTCCGCGCCGCGTTCCTGGCCGCCATGGAGGCTGCCCGCGACCGCTCGCGCGAGCTCGCCGAGGGAAGTTGA